The Henckelia pumila isolate YLH828 chromosome 2, ASM3356847v2, whole genome shotgun sequence genome includes a window with the following:
- the LOC140880179 gene encoding uncharacterized protein, with product MGSKRPDFGDGASPGKIFIGGLSRETTLDTFVKYFGKYGEITDSVIMKDRFTGRPRGFGFITYADPVVVDTVIAETHIINGKQVEIKRTIPKGSGDSKDFKTKKIFVGGIPTTVTEEELKGFFSKYGEVVEHEIIRDHVSKRSRGFGFIVFDNEQVVDSLLANGHMIDMSGTQVEIKKAEPKKPSNPTPASGYGSHSRGRGNYGDSYGNFDYESGGFGSASYRSAGSGFGGRFDEYGGYGGGSEFGGRYGDYSNTEFGYRGDGPLGYSSRFGSYGGGFGGVYGGGLGGYGRGSGYGSYGGAGPGAGYDSGPGTGYGGAGGYYGGRSGYGGGSRYHPYAR from the exons ATGGGTTCCAAGAGGCCCGATTTCGGCGATGGCGCGAGCCCTGG GAAGATCTTCATCGGTGGACTGTCGAGAGAAACTACTTTAG ATACATTCGTGAAGTACTTCGGAAAGTATGGAGAGATAACGGATTCTGTGATAATGAAAGATCGGTTTACCGGCCGACCCAGGGGGTTTGGTTTCATAACTTACGCAGACCCGGTTGTTGTAGACACTGTTATtgctgaaactcatatcatcaATGGGAAACAG GTTGAGATCAAAAGAACTATTCCAAAAGGATCCGGTGATTCCAAAGATTTTAAAACTAAAAAGATATTTGTTGGCGGGATTCCCACTACTGTAACTGAAG AGGAGTTAAAGGGTTTCTTTTCCAAGTATGGAGAGGTTGTGGAGCATGAGATTATAAGAGATCACGTGTCCAAGAGGTCTCGGGGATTTGGATTTATTGTGTTTGACAATGAACAAGTTGTAGACAGTCTGCTGGCTAATGGACATATGATTGATATGTCAGGCacccag GTTGAGATCAAGAAAGCTGAACCAAAGAAACCCTCAAACCCAACTCCTGCTTCAGGATATGGTAGTCATTCTAGGGGTCGTGGCAACTATGGGGATAGTTATGGTAATTTTGATTATGAAAGTGGTGGTTTTGGTTCGGCTTCCTATAGGTCAGCTGGATCAGGATTTGGTGGTAGGTTTGATGAATATGGTGGATATGGAGGTGGAAGTGAATTTGGTGGTCGATATGGGGATTATTCGAATACTGAATTTGGCTATCGGGGTGATGGCCCCCTTGGCTACTCTAGTCGTTTCGGTTCTTATGGGGGAGGCTTTGGCGGGGTATATGGTGGAGGTTTAGGTGGCTATGGCCGAGGAAGTGGTTATGGTAGTTATGGTGGGGCAGGCCCTGGTGCTGGTTATGATTCAGGCCCTGGTACTGGTTATGGTGGAGCAGGAGGGTATTATGGAGGCAGGTCAGGTTATGGTGGCGGTAGTCGTTACCATCCTTATGCCAGGTAG
- the LOC140885025 gene encoding glucan endo-1,3-beta-glucosidase-like isoform X1 — protein sequence MPFYYNSLYLFFTLCFIAPHHLSAAEYTVGVNYGTVADNLPPPPQVAAFIQSQTVIDKVKIFDANPNIIRAFANTGVSLTITVTNAELSAVAKPTSAELWVANNVLPFYPATRITRIAVGNEILATRDQNLIAHLLPAMKSLHSAAKLAGLAHIQVSTPHSLGILSISDPPSSGRFRAGYDQVIIAPILEFHRQTNTPFMVCPYPYFGFNQETLSYALFQPNNGVFDVATGLNYTNMFDAQMDAVYSAMKRVGYGDVDIVVAETGWPSAGDPNQLGVSWDNAVSYNSNLVKHLSSGVGTPLMPNRTFETYIFSLFNEDLKQGTPEKNFGLFRPDLQPVYDVGILRHPKEAAAPSPTASWEAKWCVPKGGAPESALQANIDFVCGAGVDCTPIKLGGRCFEPDNVRSHASYAMNAYYQANGRHDFNCYFINTGVVTAYDPSKSFCCYNGAV from the exons ATGCCTTTCTACTACAATTCACTCTATCTATTTTTCACACTCTGTTTCATTGCACCCCACCATCTTTCCGCGGCGGAATACACCGTCGGTGTCAACTACGGCACGGTTGCGGACAACCTCCCGCCTCCTCCTCAGGTCGCCGCCTTTATCCAGTCTCAAACCGTCATCGATAAGGTGAAGATTTTCGACGCCAACCCGAACATAATCAGAGCCTTCGCAAACACCGGCGTATCATTGACCATCACCGTCACCAACGCCGAGCTTTCGGCCGTCGCGAAACCGACGTCCGCCGAATTATGGGTTGCGAACAACGTCCTTCCCTTCTATCCCGCCACCAGAATCACCCGCATTGCCGTCGGGAACGAAATTCTGGCCACCAGAGACCAGAACCTCATTGCCCATCTCCTCCCGGCCATGAAATCTCTCCACTCCGCCGCGAAACTCGCGGGGTTAGCCCATATTCAGGTCTCCACTCCGCACTCACTCGGCATACTTTCCATCTCCGACCCACCCAGTTCGGGTCGGTTCAGGGCAGGGTACGATCAAGTCATCATCGCTCCGATTCTGGAATTCCACAGGCAAACAAACACGCCCTTCATGGTCTGCCCCTACCCTTACTTCGGCTTCAACCAAGAAACTCTGAGCTACGCTCTGTTCCAGCCAAACAATGGTGTATTCGACGTCGCCACGGGTCTCAACTACACCAACATGTTCGATGCTCAAATGGACGCGGTTTACTCCGCAATGAAACGGGTCGGGTACGGGGACGTGGACATAGTGGTGGCGGAAACCGGCTGGCCTTCCGCCGGAGACCCGAATCAGCTGGGAGTTAGTTGGGACAATGCGGTGTCGTATAACTCCAATTTGGTTAAGCACTTGAGCTCCGGTGTGGGGACGCCATTGATGCCTAACAGGACTTTCGAGACCTACATCTTTTCCTTGTTTAACGAGGATCTCAAGCAGGGTACGCCGGAGAAGAATTTCGGGCTCTTTCGACCCGATTTGCAACCTGTTTACGACGTAGGCATACTGCGCCATCCCAAGGAG GCTGCAGCTCCCTCCCCGACGGCTAGCTGGGAAGCCAAATGGTGCGTACCGAAAGGAGGCGCCCCCGAATCAGCATTGCAAGCAAATATAGACTTCGTATGTGGGGCGGGGGTTGACTGCACGCCTATCAAGCTCGGAGGCCGCTGCTTCGAGCCAGATAACGTTAGATCACATGCCTCGTACGCCATGAACGCGTATTACCAAGCCAACGGTCGCCACGACTTTAATTGCTACTTCATTAACACTGGCGTGGTCACGGCTTATGATCCTAGTAAGTCATTCTGTTGTTATAATGGTGCTGTTTGA
- the LOC140882275 gene encoding uncharacterized protein, which yields MRGKAYRSPVVIGGGGGFDLLNNIRLHGGDVGGEFCCRSNGSEHDLAAMVSDFMEFGSTGADSWCSSDTDSGFSDLAFLADKISHCNSSIDQYESNLAMVVKSLILSISETSQGEKPDTCNSSCILYTLVKLLQSSGYDAALCASRWQGIGKVPGGEHEFIDVITHEHNEDSQRYIIDIDFRSHFQIARAVKPYNVVLSSLPPIYVGTLTKLKQYLEIMVEATRVSLEQNSMPLPPWRSLAYLEAKWESPSQRIVSLHPDATSSSHQHCIGLLRRLKSFIGADFRSSRIIDSWKEI from the exons ATGCGGGGAAAGGCATATCGATCGCCGGTGGTAATCGGCGGCGGCGGAGGATTTGATTTGTTGAACAATATCCGTTTGCACGGCGGGGATGTCGGCGGAGAGTTTTGTTGTCGGAGTAACGGAAGCGAACATGATTTGGCTGCCATGGTGAGTGATTTCATGGAATTTGGCAGCACGGGAGCTGATTCTTGGTGTAGCAGCGACACCGATTCAGGTTTCTCTGACCTGGCTTTTCTGGCCGACAAGATTTCG CATTGCAACAGCTCAATTGATCAGTATGAAAGTAACTTGGCAATGGTTGTTAAATCCTTAATCCTCTCAATATCTGAGACAAGTCAAGGAGAGAAGCCAGATACATGTAATTCTAGCTGCATCTTGTACACTCTTGTGAAACTTCTGCAGTCTTCTGGATACGACGCTGCTCTATGTGCATCCAGGTGGCAGGGCATTGGCAAAGTTCCAGGAG GTGAACATGAGTTCATAGATGTGATAACTCATGAACACAATGAAGACTCGCAAAGGTACATCATTGACATTGACTTCCGAAGCCACTTTCAAATAGCAAGAGCAGTGAAGCCGTACAATGTAGTCTTGAGTTCCCTTCCTCCGATATATGTCGGCACTTTGACCAAGCTCAAGCAATATCTTGAAATTATGGTCGAAGCAACTCGTGTCTCTCTTGAGCAAAACTCGATGCCTCTACCTCCATGGAGATCATTAGCTTATTTGGAGGCTAAGTGGGAATCTCCTTCCCAAAGAATAGTTAGCCTTCATCCTGATGCCACTTCTTCCTCTcatcagcactgcattggtTTACTTAGGAGACTAAAATCCTTCATTGGAGCCGATTTCAGAAGTTCGAGGATCATTGATTCTTGGAAAGAAATATGA
- the LOC140885025 gene encoding glucan endo-1,3-beta-glucosidase-like isoform X2, with protein MPFYYNSLYLFFTLCFIAPHHLSAAEYTVGVNYGTVADNLPPPPQVAAFIQSQTVIDKVKIFDANPNIIRAFANTGVSLTITVTNAELSAVAKPTSAELWVANNVLPFYPATRITRIAVGNEILATRDQNLIAHLLPAMKSLHSAAKLAGLAHIQVSTPHSLGILSISDPPSSGRFRAGYDQVIIAPILEFHRQTNTPFMVCPYPYFGFNQETLSYALFQPNNGVFDVATGLNYTNMFDAQMDAVYSAMKRVGYGDVDIVVAETGWPSAGDPNQLGVSWDNAVSYNSNLVKHLSSGVGTPLMPNRTFETYIFSLFNEDLKQGTPEKNFGLFRPDLQPVYDVGILRHPKEAAAPSPTASWEAKWCVPKGGAPESALQANIDFVCGAGVDCTPIKLGGRCFEPDNVRSHASYAMNAYYQANGRHDFNCYFINTGVVTAYDPSYEECVYNA; from the exons ATGCCTTTCTACTACAATTCACTCTATCTATTTTTCACACTCTGTTTCATTGCACCCCACCATCTTTCCGCGGCGGAATACACCGTCGGTGTCAACTACGGCACGGTTGCGGACAACCTCCCGCCTCCTCCTCAGGTCGCCGCCTTTATCCAGTCTCAAACCGTCATCGATAAGGTGAAGATTTTCGACGCCAACCCGAACATAATCAGAGCCTTCGCAAACACCGGCGTATCATTGACCATCACCGTCACCAACGCCGAGCTTTCGGCCGTCGCGAAACCGACGTCCGCCGAATTATGGGTTGCGAACAACGTCCTTCCCTTCTATCCCGCCACCAGAATCACCCGCATTGCCGTCGGGAACGAAATTCTGGCCACCAGAGACCAGAACCTCATTGCCCATCTCCTCCCGGCCATGAAATCTCTCCACTCCGCCGCGAAACTCGCGGGGTTAGCCCATATTCAGGTCTCCACTCCGCACTCACTCGGCATACTTTCCATCTCCGACCCACCCAGTTCGGGTCGGTTCAGGGCAGGGTACGATCAAGTCATCATCGCTCCGATTCTGGAATTCCACAGGCAAACAAACACGCCCTTCATGGTCTGCCCCTACCCTTACTTCGGCTTCAACCAAGAAACTCTGAGCTACGCTCTGTTCCAGCCAAACAATGGTGTATTCGACGTCGCCACGGGTCTCAACTACACCAACATGTTCGATGCTCAAATGGACGCGGTTTACTCCGCAATGAAACGGGTCGGGTACGGGGACGTGGACATAGTGGTGGCGGAAACCGGCTGGCCTTCCGCCGGAGACCCGAATCAGCTGGGAGTTAGTTGGGACAATGCGGTGTCGTATAACTCCAATTTGGTTAAGCACTTGAGCTCCGGTGTGGGGACGCCATTGATGCCTAACAGGACTTTCGAGACCTACATCTTTTCCTTGTTTAACGAGGATCTCAAGCAGGGTACGCCGGAGAAGAATTTCGGGCTCTTTCGACCCGATTTGCAACCTGTTTACGACGTAGGCATACTGCGCCATCCCAAGGAG GCTGCAGCTCCCTCCCCGACGGCTAGCTGGGAAGCCAAATGGTGCGTACCGAAAGGAGGCGCCCCCGAATCAGCATTGCAAGCAAATATAGACTTCGTATGTGGGGCGGGGGTTGACTGCACGCCTATCAAGCTCGGAGGCCGCTGCTTCGAGCCAGATAACGTTAGATCACATGCCTCGTACGCCATGAACGCGTATTACCAAGCCAACGGTCGCCACGACTTTAATTGCTACTTCATTAACACTGGCGTGGTCACGGCTTATGATCCTA GCTATGAGGAATGTGTATATAATGCTTGA